Part of the Benincasa hispida cultivar B227 chromosome 11, ASM972705v1, whole genome shotgun sequence genome, ttgtttagttttcaaaatttgacataGTTTTTTAAACAACCGgttaaaagtagataacaaagaaagaaatttgtgtgtgattaaaaattaagcttatcaACACCACTTTCacctttttaaaatgaaaaaaaaaaaaaaaaacctcctaCCAAAACAGATTACAGAACAAACAAGTTTGTAAACtagcataaatttaaaaaatttataaaaataaaattgtttatcAAGTGAAAAacttaaatttgaacatttaaaccACCAAAAAGATCTAATTGGTCTATTGCAATAATACTTTTGTCCTCTTAAAAAATAAGTCTACTAACAGCGAattaggaggaaaaaaaaaaacaaaaaaaaaaaaaaaacaaaacaaagacgGATATGGAGCCTAAACTTTCGATTAAAAGATTGGGAGTTCAAATCTCCCAACTTTCAATCAACTATTAAATAACACTATTTTTACATTACACTTTAGGTTTCTTCTTCGCTTTACTTGAAGGTTTACTAAAACTTGCAAAATGGTGCAAGTGGAAGATGGGATCCAAAGGCAAGTATTATTGATGTGATTTAGTTCCAATTATAATCAAACTTTTGAGCTCAATGACACAAGCAAAAGCCACTACAGTGCTTGCCTCTTGAACTTCGGTATatccaaaatttatatttttttgcaCTAGCTCCTCTTTAATTATCACTAAGCTAGCACACCATAGAGAAGCTAAGACATCCTCCTTTTCTATATAAGGAGATGGATGGATACATTCTAGGCATTCCTATCCATATGGCTACCACTAGAGTTTTGTGCTTTGGCTTTCTTGTCTTTGTATGTTTCGGCTTAGCTTCGGCTGCTAGAACTCTTCTTGATTATGATCCACGTACACGTCACTATGATTATGATCGTCCTACTCCAAGAGTAGGGTATGATCCTAGCCATCGTGATGGATCCTATGATAATGCATATGGTAGAAGCTCTGGTAGAGGATATGGAATTGGAGATTCTGCTCTTGGAGGTTCCGGACAATATGAAGGTGATAGAGGACATGATTCTGGATATGGAGGTCGAAATGATGATCGTGGGGTTGGATATGGTAATGGTGGTGGATACGGAGGTATAGAAGGACATGGTAATGGTTATGGTAGAAATGGTGGTGGAAGCTACGAAAATCGTGATGGCCCTTCCCTTGGAGGTTCAGGATATGGAAGTGGCGATGGATATGACCAAGGAAGAGATCATGGCGTAGGTTATGGAAGTAGAGGAGGTGCTGACTCTAGCAATGGCTATGGAGATTCACGTGGATATCAAGCACGTGATAATGGCTATGGAGCACATGACAATGTGTATGGGAGTGGTGGAGGAGCTGGTGGTGGCTATGGAGTAGGAGGCCATGGTGGTGGTATTGGAAGTGGT contains:
- the LOC120090014 gene encoding glycine-rich cell wall structural protein 1.8-like, with protein sequence MDGYILGIPIHMATTRVLCFGFLVFVCFGLASAARTLLDYDPRTRHYDYDRPTPRVGYDPSHRDGSYDNAYGRSSGRGYGIGDSALGGSGQYEGDRGHDSGYGGRNDDRGVGYGNGGGYGGIEGHGNGYGRNGGGSYENRDGPSLGGSGYGSGDGYDQGRDHGVGYGSRGGADSSNGYGDSRGYQARDNGYGAHDNVYGSGGGAGGGYGVGGHGGGIGSGGYGNGGVHGGEYDNNKGSGEGGYDGGYAVKSSISNTN